A single region of the Gilliamella apis genome encodes:
- a CDS encoding AraC family transcriptional regulator, translated as MDVEIVLFPMTQLAVIEHYGSPELEHESVNKLIKWRQENQLLDNKYRNYGIHYTNPKTTPPKQHHVDLGIAIDEPITTNIYGVINKTIPQLRCAKTRDIGSRYHNQAIIYLLKQWLPNSGEKLGDFPPIFHYVNVGPTIKLEQMITDVYLPLLDH; from the coding sequence ATGGATGTCGAAATCGTATTATTTCCGATGACACAGTTAGCCGTTATTGAGCATTATGGCTCGCCTGAGTTAGAACATGAATCAGTGAATAAACTCATAAAATGGCGACAAGAAAATCAGCTTTTAGATAATAAATATAGAAACTACGGCATTCATTATACCAATCCAAAAACAACGCCACCGAAACAACATCATGTCGATTTAGGTATCGCTATTGATGAACCTATTACTACTAACATTTATGGAGTAATAAATAAAACGATTCCCCAACTCCGCTGTGCAAAAACCAGAGATATTGGTTCGAGATATCATAATCAAGCTATTATTTATTTACTCAAACAATGGTTACCAAATAGCGGAGAAAAACTGGGAGATTTCCCCCCAATTTTTCATTATGTCAATGTTGGTCCGACCATTAAACTAGAACAGATGATAACGGATGTTTATTTACCGCTGTTAGACCATTGA
- a CDS encoding RNA ligase family protein, whose translation MTMETYIQNLELIKYPRTPHLQSSRLQFGDSEHGQLPYDQLAGQYIVVEEKLDGANCAISFSESGELLLQSRGHYLIGGSRERQFNLFKHWATVHEGWLIERLEDRYIMYGEWLHKKHAIFYDALPHYFCEFDVWDRHNNCFLSTRKRHELLADGPILSVPVLFMGIAPEKLSDLLALVKNSLAKTIDWRSCFEKIVTQEKLDLIKAWQQCDNSDLMEGLYLKIESANTTTGRLKWVRQDFVQAILDAGQHHLQQPFIPNQLANNVELYSPQLTINWNSGLVFGGDL comes from the coding sequence ATGACAATGGAAACTTATATTCAAAACTTAGAATTAATTAAATACCCACGAACTCCACATTTGCAAAGTTCACGTTTACAATTTGGCGATAGTGAGCATGGACAGCTACCTTACGATCAGTTAGCAGGGCAATATATTGTGGTTGAAGAAAAACTTGATGGGGCCAACTGTGCAATCAGTTTTTCAGAAAGTGGTGAACTATTACTACAATCACGTGGCCATTACTTAATAGGAGGGAGTCGCGAACGTCAATTTAATCTATTTAAACATTGGGCAACGGTCCATGAAGGCTGGTTAATTGAACGTTTAGAAGATCGCTATATTATGTATGGTGAGTGGCTACATAAAAAACACGCTATTTTTTATGATGCATTACCACATTATTTTTGTGAATTTGATGTTTGGGATAGGCATAATAATTGTTTCTTATCGACTCGAAAGCGTCATGAATTATTGGCCGATGGTCCTATTTTATCTGTTCCTGTATTGTTTATGGGAATTGCACCAGAAAAATTAAGTGATTTATTAGCACTCGTGAAAAATTCTTTAGCTAAAACAATTGACTGGCGAAGTTGTTTTGAAAAAATTGTCACACAAGAAAAGCTTGATTTAATCAAAGCTTGGCAACAGTGTGATAACTCTGATTTGATGGAAGGATTATATTTAAAAATCGAATCAGCAAATACTACAACTGGTCGTTTGAAGTGGGTTAGGCAGGATTTTGTGCAAGCTATATTAGATGCTGGGCAACATCATTTACAACAACCATTTATTCCTAATCAATTAGCTAACAATGTTGAGCTTTATTCGCCACAACTAACAATAAATTGGAATAGTGGCTTAGTATTTGGAGGTGATTTATGA
- a CDS encoding AAA family ATPase has product MSYSQLQQEIAYSISQDNFDQWLDCIPELNKLTITPQDPIYHGEGNVWIHTQMVLRALIAQDDFAASSDEDKFVLFMTALLHDIAKPETTIIDEISGRISQPRHSQKGEISSRILLWRNGVPFELREKICRIIRVHQIPFYALSDDNNYKSPQWLIHRLSWQLPVWMLCMQAKADILGRISADKARMVDEVELFKQLALEEQCLYQPRQFIDDYTRIQYFRGSNVLPDYALYPQKGPKVILLSGLPASGKNSWISKYYPNLPVASYDDARNQLKLKHGQNEGLVIQFVLAKVKQYLRENQSFIWNATHLSRDMREKALDLLYAYHAEVEIVYLEQSETTLYQRNSSRDTSLPNKKITQMLSKWQVPLPTEAHKVTYLVN; this is encoded by the coding sequence ATGAGTTATTCACAGTTACAACAAGAGATCGCCTACAGTATCAGCCAAGATAACTTTGACCAGTGGTTAGACTGTATTCCTGAGTTGAATAAATTGACTATTACACCACAAGATCCGATTTATCATGGTGAAGGAAATGTTTGGATTCATACTCAAATGGTATTAAGGGCTTTAATTGCTCAAGATGATTTTGCAGCATCTTCTGATGAAGATAAGTTTGTACTGTTTATGACTGCTTTATTACATGATATTGCCAAACCAGAAACGACAATTATTGATGAAATAAGTGGTCGAATTTCACAACCACGACATTCGCAAAAAGGCGAGATAAGTAGTCGAATATTATTATGGCGAAATGGCGTTCCTTTTGAATTACGGGAAAAAATTTGTCGAATTATCCGAGTGCATCAAATACCATTTTATGCTTTAAGTGATGATAATAACTATAAATCACCGCAATGGTTAATTCATCGGCTTTCATGGCAACTTCCTGTTTGGATGTTATGTATGCAAGCTAAAGCAGATATACTGGGTCGTATTAGTGCTGATAAAGCTCGAATGGTTGATGAAGTTGAACTCTTCAAACAATTAGCTTTAGAAGAACAGTGTTTATATCAACCACGGCAATTTATTGATGATTATACGCGAATACAATATTTTCGAGGTAGCAATGTGTTACCTGATTATGCGTTATATCCTCAAAAAGGGCCTAAAGTCATCTTACTATCGGGGTTGCCTGCATCAGGTAAAAATAGCTGGATAAGTAAATACTATCCAAATTTACCGGTTGCATCATATGATGATGCTCGTAATCAACTTAAATTGAAGCATGGTCAAAATGAAGGTTTAGTGATTCAATTTGTATTAGCAAAGGTAAAACAATACTTAAGAGAGAATCAGTCATTTATTTGGAATGCTACTCACTTATCACGAGATATGCGAGAAAAAGCATTGGATTTACTTTATGCTTACCATGCCGAAGTTGAAATTGTTTATCTTGAGCAGTCAGAAACAACATTATATCAACGTAATTCAAGTCGAGATACTAGCTTGCCAAACAAGAAAATTACTCAAATGCTTTCTAAATGGCAAGTACCGTTACCGACAGAGGCACATAAGGTAACTTATCTAGTCAATTAG
- a CDS encoding glycoside hydrolase family 1 protein, whose product MKAFAKDFWWGASSSAFQIEGGWDADGKGMTVADYNSFQRSAIQADSKVASDFYHHVESDIALFKELGLKTYRFSISWARIIPDGDGEINQAGINFYNKVINELIKNDIIPFITLYHFDLPFALVDKYNGWQDRRCVDAFRRYAQICYQAFGDRVKHWQINNEQNLMIRVNERMNMYKVAAHEVEKVRAQMDYHMFVAHAMATNDCHELISGSKVGPAISSTMTYPASNKPMDVWAAKMNDNFKTNYALEMYCFGDYPGYYKNYLNRCGIYPITQPEDAQILKQAKPDFIAVNYYRTLVASYLPEDDSHPFGSKEKDIDFDLYGYFKIEKNPNLVTSTYGAQIDPMGLRLVLNEYYRQYRLPLIITENGLGTPDILTADNKVHDDYRIDYIKSHILACHDAIEDGVELFGYCPWSVIDLLSSHQGFKKRYGFVYVDRDDHDLKTINRIKKDSFYWYQQVIKDNGIK is encoded by the coding sequence ATGAAAGCTTTTGCTAAGGATTTTTGGTGGGGAGCATCATCTTCTGCATTTCAAATTGAAGGTGGGTGGGATGCGGATGGGAAAGGAATGACCGTTGCCGATTACAATTCATTTCAACGCTCTGCAATACAAGCCGATAGTAAAGTAGCCAGTGATTTCTATCATCATGTTGAAAGTGACATTGCTTTATTTAAAGAGTTAGGACTAAAAACTTATCGTTTTTCTATATCATGGGCGCGTATTATCCCCGATGGTGATGGTGAAATAAATCAAGCAGGCATTAATTTCTACAACAAAGTCATCAATGAATTAATCAAGAACGATATCATTCCGTTTATTACTCTTTATCATTTTGATTTACCATTCGCCTTAGTTGATAAATATAATGGTTGGCAAGATCGTCGTTGTGTTGATGCATTTAGACGTTATGCGCAAATATGTTATCAAGCATTCGGCGATCGAGTAAAACATTGGCAGATTAATAACGAACAAAATCTGATGATCCGTGTTAACGAAAGAATGAACATGTATAAAGTTGCGGCTCATGAGGTTGAAAAAGTGAGAGCTCAAATGGATTATCATATGTTTGTTGCTCATGCAATGGCAACCAATGACTGTCATGAACTAATTTCAGGTAGTAAAGTTGGGCCAGCGATATCATCAACCATGACCTACCCTGCAAGTAACAAACCCATGGATGTTTGGGCAGCCAAAATGAATGACAATTTCAAAACCAACTATGCACTTGAAATGTACTGCTTTGGTGACTATCCTGGGTATTATAAAAATTACTTAAATCGTTGTGGTATCTATCCTATTACTCAACCAGAAGATGCGCAAATTTTAAAACAAGCTAAGCCAGATTTTATCGCCGTAAATTATTATCGGACGTTAGTGGCTAGTTACCTACCAGAAGATGATAGCCATCCGTTTGGTAGCAAAGAAAAAGATATCGATTTTGATCTTTATGGTTATTTCAAGATCGAGAAAAATCCAAATTTGGTCACCTCAACTTATGGTGCACAAATTGACCCTATGGGTCTAAGACTGGTATTAAATGAATATTATCGCCAATATCGTTTACCACTGATCATTACAGAAAATGGCTTAGGTACACCAGATATTTTAACTGCTGACAATAAAGTACATGATGATTATCGCATTGATTATATAAAATCGCATATCTTAGCTTGTCATGATGCGATTGAAGATGGTGTTGAGTTATTTGGATATTGTCCATGGTCAGTTATCGATTTACTAAGTTCACATCAAGGTTTCAAAAAACGTTATGGCTTTGTCTATGTCGATCGAGATGATCATGATTTAAAAACAATTAATCGAATTAAAAAAGATAGTTTTTATTGGTATCAGCAAGTCATCAAAGATAACGGTATTAAATAA
- a CDS encoding beta-glucoside-specific PTS transporter subunit IIABC → MDYPQIAQQILQLVGGKENIINFTHCFTRLRFQLHDNQTANREKLLQTEGVISVVEGSGQYQVVLGNKVTKVYEQLVSFVGDVKRNNQTEPKLSLAVKILNAFAAIFTPIIPAIAASGMLKGILAIAVMIGNYYYQTDIKSYNTYTILHAASDAVFYFMPIILGYTAARVFKAHEFISMIIGATLCYPSIVNLMTSNTEVTLFAIELTKASYTSSVIPIILAVFILSYVQRFLDYIIPEVLKIIMVPTFSLLVMIPATLLIFGPIGIYIGEFINWVYYYIMGVSPILLGAFIGGVWCILVIFGAHRAIVPIGINDVAQTGHQSLLAFAGAANFSQAGAALGVFFKTKNKNLKTVAASATITALFGISEPAIYGANLRLKRPMVCAVICGALAGGLMGWGGSYGTAFANQGVLTIPVYAEAGTKAFLCYLIGIGFAFFGSCIMTMLVGFNDIANEEESKTIQTSSSQPLTNDTTILSPVAGEVIALNQVKDEVFASGSMGKGVAIYPKAGEIFAPADCTITVLYPTLHAIGLKLDNGIELLIHIGIDTVNLQGKYFQSYVETGQHITKGSKIVSFNIEKIEQQFDLTTSIIVVNSDQYKHIDYCQLTHVSNNDNLLFIQV, encoded by the coding sequence ATGGACTATCCCCAAATAGCCCAACAAATTTTACAATTGGTGGGCGGTAAAGAAAATATTATTAATTTTACCCACTGCTTTACTCGATTACGCTTCCAATTACACGATAACCAAACCGCTAATCGTGAAAAATTATTACAAACAGAAGGTGTAATTTCTGTTGTTGAAGGGAGTGGACAATATCAAGTGGTTTTAGGTAATAAAGTCACTAAAGTTTATGAGCAATTAGTCTCATTCGTCGGTGATGTAAAACGAAATAATCAAACAGAACCTAAACTATCTTTAGCTGTAAAAATACTTAATGCTTTTGCCGCTATTTTCACACCAATTATTCCGGCTATCGCAGCATCAGGAATGCTAAAAGGAATTCTAGCTATTGCCGTTATGATTGGTAACTATTACTATCAGACTGATATTAAAAGCTATAACACCTATACTATTTTGCATGCGGCATCAGATGCAGTTTTCTATTTTATGCCAATTATATTAGGTTACACTGCGGCTAGAGTCTTCAAAGCTCATGAATTTATTTCCATGATTATTGGTGCGACTTTATGTTATCCATCAATCGTCAATTTAATGACCAGTAACACCGAGGTAACGCTGTTTGCAATCGAACTCACCAAAGCTAGTTACACATCAAGTGTTATACCTATTATATTAGCGGTGTTCATTTTAAGTTATGTACAAAGATTTCTAGATTATATTATTCCAGAAGTGTTAAAAATCATCATGGTGCCTACATTTTCATTGCTCGTCATGATTCCAGCTACATTACTTATTTTCGGCCCAATTGGTATCTATATCGGCGAATTTATAAACTGGGTCTATTACTACATTATGGGAGTTAGTCCTATCTTATTAGGTGCATTTATTGGTGGTGTATGGTGTATTTTAGTTATCTTTGGTGCCCACCGCGCTATCGTACCAATCGGCATTAATGATGTCGCCCAAACAGGACATCAAAGTTTACTTGCTTTTGCTGGTGCAGCTAATTTTTCACAAGCCGGCGCTGCTTTAGGTGTATTTTTTAAAACTAAAAATAAGAATCTAAAAACAGTTGCTGCTTCAGCGACAATAACCGCCTTATTCGGTATTTCCGAACCGGCTATTTATGGAGCAAATCTTAGATTGAAAAGACCAATGGTTTGTGCAGTTATATGTGGTGCACTCGCTGGTGGTTTAATGGGCTGGGGAGGTTCTTATGGAACCGCTTTTGCCAATCAAGGCGTACTGACAATACCAGTTTATGCTGAAGCCGGAACCAAAGCTTTCTTATGTTACTTAATTGGTATAGGTTTCGCTTTTTTTGGCTCATGCATTATGACGATGCTTGTTGGCTTTAACGATATCGCAAATGAAGAAGAGTCAAAGACAATTCAAACCTCATCTAGCCAACCATTAACAAATGATACAACCATTCTATCGCCAGTTGCCGGCGAAGTTATTGCGCTAAATCAAGTTAAAGATGAAGTATTTGCTTCAGGATCGATGGGCAAAGGAGTAGCAATTTACCCTAAAGCTGGTGAAATCTTTGCCCCAGCAGATTGTACCATTACCGTACTCTACCCTACTTTACATGCAATTGGCCTAAAATTAGATAACGGTATTGAGCTACTGATCCATATTGGTATTGACACAGTTAACTTACAAGGTAAATATTTTCAGTCTTATGTAGAAACTGGTCAACATATTACTAAAGGAAGCAAAATTGTTTCCTTTAATATCGAAAAAATCGAACAACAATTTGATTTAACAACTTCGATTATTGTGGTTAATTCAGATCAATATAAACATATAGATTATTGTCAACTAACTCATGTTAGTAATAATGACAATTTATTATTTATTCAAGTTTAG
- the citG gene encoding triphosphoribosyl-dephospho-CoA synthase CitG translates to MSNYLSQVISLESKLISENFLSSPTILAVQALIREICLSPKPGLVDMNNNGAHHDMSFQTFITSINAISNWFERFYHYGKHNANVAAPDFLANIRPIGLECETAMFSATKQINTHKGGIFAFGLLLSAIGKLEQLKLKTTTPMICNEVANICHGMVNKELSQNNCSHSVGERLYKQHNLTGARGEAESGYTTAREISLPIYQDMLNSGYDEESALLQAMLYLLAYNQDTNLVSRGGLAGLEFVQNEARYLIQQGGVLHPNGLEMIAKLDDELIKRHLSPGGSADLIAVTWFLSHYAAQN, encoded by the coding sequence ATGAGTAATTATTTATCGCAAGTAATTAGCTTAGAATCGAAATTGATAAGTGAAAATTTTCTGAGCTCACCGACAATATTAGCGGTACAAGCATTAATTAGAGAGATCTGCTTATCACCCAAACCTGGATTGGTTGATATGAACAATAATGGCGCACATCACGATATGAGTTTTCAAACATTCATAACAAGTATTAATGCCATTTCAAATTGGTTTGAACGTTTTTATCATTATGGAAAACATAATGCCAACGTTGCAGCACCTGATTTTTTAGCAAATATTCGACCAATTGGCCTTGAATGTGAAACAGCAATGTTTAGTGCAACTAAACAGATTAATACGCATAAAGGTGGAATATTTGCCTTTGGTCTATTACTAAGTGCCATCGGTAAATTAGAGCAACTTAAATTAAAAACTACTACTCCGATGATCTGTAATGAGGTAGCCAATATTTGCCACGGTATGGTTAATAAAGAATTATCACAAAATAATTGCAGTCATTCAGTAGGAGAACGACTTTATAAACAACATAATCTTACTGGTGCAAGAGGCGAAGCTGAATCAGGATATACAACCGCACGTGAGATATCATTACCAATTTATCAAGACATGTTGAATAGTGGCTATGATGAAGAATCAGCCCTATTACAAGCAATGCTATACTTATTAGCTTACAATCAAGACACAAACCTAGTTTCTAGAGGAGGACTGGCCGGATTAGAATTCGTGCAAAATGAAGCAAGATATTTAATCCAGCAAGGTGGCGTTTTGCATCCAAATGGACTAGAAATGATTGCTAAGTTAGATGATGAACTGATAAAACGCCACCTAAGTCCTGGTGGCTCAGCGGATCTTATCGCAGTTACATGGTTTTTATCTCATTATGCAGCTCAAAATTAA